Below is a window of Candidozyma auris chromosome 3, complete sequence DNA.
AACAGCCCATCAGCTCCAAGGGACGCATTGGCTTGTCCAAGTCAATCATCCCCCATCAGATGCTCCTCACAGAATCACACATGACACAGAAATCTTTTGAGCCCGTGAAGACCACCACTGGCTCCCTCAGAGTGTCTGTAGCTTACCGCAACCACTACCGTTTCACCGTTCAGGATAACGAGGAGGTGCTTTCAAACCACTTCTGGAACACCGACcaggagaagttggcagCGCTGCTTGAGCGGTCTCGCATCTCGGACTCTACCCTGAACTCTGCATTGGACTCCCGCTCGGCTTCGGCGTCTCAGGACGATCCCCATAAGCCATCCGCGTCAAAAGAGCCCACCAACTTTGCATTACAACCCGCTACAAAGCGGTCCGTGCTGCCTTGCACATCAGACCACCCTTCTGAGCAGCACGAGGAAACATCTCCTACGTCCAAAACCCTGGCAGGCCGTCTCAAGCTGGTCTCATACGCCCTGCCGGCTGCTAACGTCCAGAGACCTAGCATCCAGCCTTTCAAGGTTGGCTCCATCAGCAACTCGCCTCCCAGTGGGAATATGTCATTTGCTTCTGGTGCTGCTGGAAGCGCTGtggcttcttcaatggAGAGAAGAATCTCGATCACAAGCAACAAGTCTGGATCCAATGCTTCGCTTGCAGCGTTATTAAGAAATCCTCGCGGGTCTACATCATCCTCAAACACTCCCACGGTAGCAATATCCGGATCTCATGGAAATACTCAGGGCGGCGCTTTTCCTAGGTCCATCTCGTCATCCCATGGCTCACACTTGCATGATGATCTCAATGAAACATACTCCAGCACCCCTAGgttttcatcatcgttTGGCTCCAGGCAAAGCAGACGGTTCAGCAATACCAGTGCTCGAAGCTCACTCGCCAACGAGGCTGGTGCGTCATTGTACGGAGCGAGTGTCGAGCTGACCACCTCCTCAGGTGCACCCCTTAGCGGTCTCTACTTGGACGACGACATCAGTACATTTGTCCGGATGATTGACTGTAAGTCTGACCTCAGACTTAGCAGCACGCAGGCGTCAAAGATCAACTCTAGGCAAACTGATAGCAACTCACTGATTGACGCTTTAAGTAAGTTCCAACTGTTGAAAGGTCAGCATCAACAGTTGAGTGACTCTGTAAACGCCAGTGTGATATTTCACTACAACCAAGGAAGCTCTATCCATAGTGGCAATTCACGAGGCACTAGTCGTCCCAGCAGCCGCAAGTCGTCACATTCTAGGCAATCTCCGTCAccatcaatttctcctGGCTCCTATGACAACCACTTACCATCTATCTCATCAAAGCTTGAGCTGAACCATCTGGAGCATAGCATGACCAACCACAGTAGGTCTAGAAGGCCTCTGCAGATCAATACCTACACCAGAACGTCAAGATTGGCTTCCTCGCCTACGATGTCAAGCACTTTAGCCCATGCAGTGCACAGGTCCGCTGGCGAAGAGGTCACTGGAATGGCCACGACACCATCTGCCTACGATCGGGTCAAGCGTCCCATCAAGTACGAGGATGTGTTtgacgatgacgaagaagaggctaGTGACTACTTCATGAGAAGAGTTGAGTCTGATCCGACCGGATCCCGCACGCACGACGAACCTGGTTTCGACAACGACGATTTGCTCTTTGAAATGACCGATACAAAGTAGCAGGTGTCCGTCAAATTTACCGTTTGTTTCCTCATATGTGTGTAGGTGGAAtgaatggttgcaaatgccCATAGAAAGTGCTCTTTTGATGCGCGTTTTCCTTGCATATGACGTCGTTTCTCGCGAGGACACAGCATTTTGTTTTTGCGTCACTCGATTGGgcccttcttttttctcacCAACCATCTTCTGCCACACTTCCTCATGCGATTTGGGTCTGGGTACTGCACGCAACCTGGTATTTCCTGGGGCTCGCTTGATATAGCCAGACAAGCGAAAACCATTAACAGCTCTATTTCGCCATATGCTTCTCATCGCTGGACATCAGCAGCGCCAGCTTCTTACAAATGCTTTCAGACTAGTCCGAGCTTCTCGATGGTTTACTACTGAGCGCACCGGCTCGTTTGAACAACCACAGGGCCTGCCCATTGACTTATATAATCTACGAGTAAAAGAAAATAGGCTCAGAGACGATCCGTACCAGAGGAAAATTATTCTGAGCTTATCAGTGTTGCATGGGAAACTAGAAACATACGAGCCTCCAAAAGTCGAGAATCCTGATGTGGAGAGCCTCAAACCGAAGATTGGCATAGCGAAGTTCTTTGATTCGTTTTTGGGCTCAGGGAAGAAGGAACCAAATACCATAGATATTCCAGAGAATGAAATAAAGGGCATTTACTTGTGGGGTGACGTTGGGTGTGGGAAAACCATGCTCATGGACTTGTTCTACCTGTCCGTGCCTCGACATTTAGCTAAAAAGAGATTGCACTTTCATCAGTTCATGCAAAACTTACACAAGCGTTCACATCAGCTTAAGATTGAACACAAACATATGGATCTTGACGTGATTCCGTTGTTGGCCAGTGAAATAGCACAGACATCTACGGTGCTATGTTTTGATGAGTTCCAAGTCACTGATGTTGCGGATGCAATGTTGCTACGAAGACTCATGACTTTGCTCTTGAGCCCAGAGTATGGCGTTATTTTGTTTGCAACATCTAATAGAGCTCCCGATGATTTATACATGAACGGTATACAGAGAGTGTCATTCATTCCTTGCATTCAACTTATAAAGAAGCAGACTCGTGTGATATACTTGAACTCTCCCACAGATTATAGAAAAGTACCTAGACCTGTTTCCTCGGTGTATCATTATCCAAAGCCCGGAGTGAAGTACCACAGCAAAGTAAACCAGGCGGCATGCAAGAAGCACGTCAAGCAATGGTATGACTACTTCAACAGAGACGACCAAATGGACGAGCCAAAAGTTAATGAAGAGCTCACAGTGTGGGGCAGAAAACTTGTTGTGCCCTTGGGTTCTCACCCATATGTGGCACAGTTTACATTTCAGGAGCTTTGTGGCCACAATCTCAGTGCTGGCGACTACTTGACGTTGGCAAACACATACAAGGCTTTCATTGTCACAGACATTCCATACTTGAGTATAGAAGCGCGTAACGAAGTCAGGAGATTCATCACGTTCCTTGATGCCGTTTACGACGCACACGGTTGCCTAGCGACCACCTCAGCTGCACCTTTCAAGGATTTGTTTGTTGAGCCCGAGGATTTACAGAAGGACAACTACGAACTATATCAAagacagaaaaagaaagggaGCGAAGAAACATTCGAAGATGACGAGTTGGTGGTGAAGCATGGTTTCGACAAGCTGATAGCCAAGAAGGCATCCATGTTCGTCAAtgacgaggagaagtttgCATTTGCACGTGCACTCAGTAGGCTAACGCAAATGGGAACAACAGACTGGATAGAAACTAGCCTTGGTGATGTCTAGAAAATATATTTATTATACGATGCTTAAATGCTGTGCTTATAGTAAGAAGTCGAGTAGGCAGTTGTTGACGCCTGCACATAGTCACATAGACGTATGGAAACATTGATGGTACTTTTCAAAGACGAGAATACCCCCGTCTCCTTTTCTGTGAAACCATGTCTGCTAACGACATTCTAGATGTCCTCAACATCCAAAGGGATGAGTCGAGCCAGcctgcaaaaaagaaacaaaaatcCGAGTCCCAGCCCCAGCTCCAAAAAGGTGGAATGGCCAGAGAGCTTTATAACCTCTTGGGTCCAAACACACCACCTGTTAACATGGCCGTGGGTCCAGGttccaaaatcaaagatAGAAAACTTACCAAAGTCTCGCCTTGGACGAAAATGCCCATAGTGCCAAATAGACATGAATCAAAGAATGCCCCAACTTTATATCACTGGGAGAAAGGATCTAAAGAGCTACTTGAACAGGGGCGCGATGAAAAGCCGTATTTCTTTGATAAATTCATTGTGAGTATAGACATTCCTGAGCTTGTGGATGAGGGAAAGTACAATAAGTTCATGGAGGAGATATATGCGAAGAaagagcagaagaagaaggataaggaagaaagagaagctaGGCATTTAGaggacaaaaagaaggcggaggaagagaaaaaagcaaTAGGGAAGGCTGCTCAAGACTCTATTaatgtgaagaaagaagatggagcCGACCTGAAAGCTACACCAGAGTCTAATGGCCAGAATAATGAAAGCAAAGTCTCAAAGCTGCTGCAGGCAGAATCATCAAAAGATACCCCAGTGCAGAATGAGGAGGACGAAAAAGAACCTGAATGGACCTACGAGGAGACACAACTTTTATTTGAGCTTTGTAAAACGTTTGAGCTCAAATGGCCCATCATATACGACCGTTTCCCTTTGAAGGATCGAAGGttggaggacttgaaggaaCAGTTTTATCGCATATGCTCACTAACCCTCAAAGACAATGGAACCGGTAATCCTCATCTCTTGGAGTCCTTGGATGCATTCTCAAAGCCTGCTGAACTCGATAGAAAGCGGTACCTCGAGAACCTTCTCAAGAGGACACCTGCTGAGATTGCGGAGGAGGAGTCCTTGGTAATTGAAGCACGCAGATTTGAGCTAgctgcaaagaaaatgctCATGGAGCGTTCCAACTTGCTCACTTTGCTTGATCTGCCTCAGTCTTCCCAGCTGGTACAGCAATACCAGTCCTCTCAGGGCCTCACTAATTTGtacaacaacttgatgattATGGACAagcatcaaaagaagaagcagttgcAACAGCGTTCGAATACGTCAACCGATCCTGTTCCTCCTGCAATCCCTATGgctgcttcatcttccttcaaaaaagatAAGAGTTTCCAGACTCACCTACAGCAGTATTTGACGGGCGTGCTCAAGCAACAACAAACAAGCGGGCAACATGTCAAGGGTGAAGCCAATGCAATCCAGCAACTTCTAGCAAAGAAGCTCACagcaaaagaggaagaagcatACGGATTACATTACCATGCGAATGAGCGTCTTACCCCCGGTGTAATGCTTCGTTCAAGTCACAGGCTACCTGGGTTACAGCAAAGACAATCGGTGTTTAAATCCATCAATCTTTTGctccaagagcttgacATCCCAACTGTGGGAGGCACGTCATGGAAACCGGTCATGCCAACTCGCAGAACAATGGCAAAATATGATGAACTCATCAAGGCCTGTGTGGCTTTGCTagaagtgaagaagggTAAAGATAAGTTGGAAGCAGAGATCGAGCTTATCAAAAGTCAACAACGACTTCAATGATTGAATGCAGCTAGCTGTATTCCCTGTAAATTATGTATAATGCTATAAATGCTATAAATGCTAAAATGTTATATCCAAGACCTCCTTTGTATAATCAGAGAAGTCTGAGTCAAAGTCTTCTGCTGGTTGCTGATTCATCCACGTTTGATGTCTTTTGTCCTGTAGCCGTCTTTTGCACATTTGTAGTGATTGAATGGCTTTTTTGTGTTCCTCTGGGGTATGCTCATGAGGAGGTAAGTAGGCGGGGCCCTCACTGGTCTTTAGCTCTCCAAGGGTAGTGTCAGTAAATAAACCATGATTCACCTTACCCTTTTCCCCGGAAAAATATGCCAAAAACAAGTCAGCGTGTCGAAGATGCTGATCGAGCTCTTCATAACCATCATAGGTATAAATACCAAAATGCATAATGCCAGTGCAAATTGATATTGCCTCGACCTGATACAAAACGTAGGGAGTATCTTCCATTGGTGAAGCCAATCTAACAACATTTAACATCAATTTTAATAGCCTGTCAAACAGTCTGTCAACCACATTTACCATATAACACTGTAGTCGAAAGTAAATATACTTAACGAGGTAACACACATGTGCCCAATAAAGTTCGTGATTTTTTGCTGCCATGAGATAAATTTCTAGCAAAGCATAAAGAAGCGATGTGTTATCTGAGCTAATCCACTTTCCTAGAGCTTCAGCATAGCTTTTCTCAAACCTGATTGCATTCACGAACTCAACGTTGAGCATCAGAATGCGCTCCTTGTTACTTGACAGGGCCCATGTTGTTTGCAATCGCTTACTTGGAAATCCTAGCTTCTCTGACACTGCCCAAAAGTCACTATTATTCTCAAGGAGCTGAAtacttgttgagctcatcaCACTAATGATGCGACGAAGAAATTCAATCACTTGCGGTTTGTCATAGTGAAGATTATATTCCGCCTCCAATTGCTTGACCATATCCGCGACGAGTAACACTTTTTCGCTTTTTACCATCGAAGAACTTCTAGATAATTGATGCAAAAcatttgaaagaatttgaaacCTTTGCCCTTGAATCAGTAACTGATGTGGCTCCGATTGATTTCTGAACGTTATTAATGACCCTGCCGTGTTGCTAAGTGATGTGAAAAGTAGAGGAATGTATTTTGACAGAGAAGTGGCAATTATTGCTTTGCAGAGAAGTTTGTCCATCTCAAGAATAACCGAACGAGATGTGATGCCCTGATTTAGGTAAACCCAACAAAAATACAATGCAAATCTTTCACGCAGATACTCGTTTCCGAGGTATTGATACTTTTGTAACATCATAAAGTTCCAGTTTTGAGTATCATTAGCATGCGCAAGGTGAATCCAGATTTGTATCGATTTTTCAATGGTACTCTCGATCAAGGCATCGTGTTGCAACACATTCACCGGGAGTCTATTCATTTGCGAgctcaaaaatgaaatGATGGACCTGATTAGCATCTCGACAAGTTCACTCACATTCTCTCCAGGAGAACCCTGCGTTCTCAACACCTCTGCAAAGGAAAGGATGCGATTTAAAATTCCACTCCTTAGCTTGTCAGGGATTGAACTCAAGTCAAAAACTTTCAAGAACCTAAGCGTTTGCATAATTTTAGAGTTGTCAATCAAATTCAAaccatcatcaatgagctttttaagaagagaaggcatTCCCTGAATCCTATCGTACGATGTACAGAAGCACTTCAACAATGAGTCGAATGCCACTGTCGGTATTTCCtgttgctttctttctgagaTCTCGACGAATGCATGGAATGCGTCAACGGCACgagagaacaagaacatATCCTTGAACTCAATGATCTGATCGATGAGACTGCAAAATAATCCTTTCAACTCAACGTCAGAGATTTGGAACAAAAGCAACATCAAATTTAGTCTGTTGACGAACATGATTTGGTATTTCCGTCCCTTCTGGTAATGATACTGGCTAGACGCCACGAGCTTGGTTATCAATCGTTTAACTTCTTTGCGATCTGAAAGCCCTGAGATATACTCATAAACAAAGCCCAAAAATCTTTCAAACACTGTATCCTGTGGTAAGTCATGTCTTGATTGAACTAAACCAATTGATGTTGGTATGGAAGTTTCACTCTCGAAGTTTGTGAACTTTCGCTTAGCAAAGGACGAGTATAGTGAGAGCACTaatctctcttcaagtggCCAATTTAGGTTGTTGTGCACCAATTGACATACATCGATGAAGTCATGGTGCGCTTCAGCATCCTTCGTTGATTGAAAGGTATTGAGAATTGTAACAAATGGCGACCAATTATATTTAGTCGGAGGACACATCGAGGCCAAGGTATACATCATATTGAATGATTCGAAGCTTGAATCTAGAAGGGGGTTCAATTCTTGAAGGGCTTCATTAACACTAGGCCACCAGGTTTCTCTTTTATCGCTGAATATAAAGTTCATCATGCAAAGGGATTCGAGCAATTCACTTGGATGCTCGCCAGAATATGCCGCTGACAAGTCCATTGGATCATAAGTTCGAAATAGTGTAGACCAAAAGTCTGTACAAAAGCGATGAAATTTCtcgaaagcttctttgtcACAACCTGTCACAACTAACTTTTCGAACTGACATGCGACATaaaaaatgaaaagaagactAGCATAAAAGAATGTTTGATTTTTGCGAATTTCCTTCGTCTGAAGTTTGGTGAAATTATCAAGGATCTGTTCAAGTATATCCCAGATACTGTGTGAGATAGACTGACGATGAATAAGGAGCCACTTAGTTATTCCTCGTACTGCCACCTTCATCTCGTTGCGAACAAAATCGTTTAATAAAGCTTTCACCAGAAACATGAGTTTCTGTAGATGAAAGAGGACGTTAACAAGTTCACTCTTAGAggattcttcttgaaagagccCAAATACGTAAGACCTGCCCGCTAGTGAGAAAGAAACAGTATCAACGTgaggaaagaagatgaaacCATCACCTATTGTGTGTACACGTCTTAGTTCCAGGATTGCTAGAATCGATTCACTTGAGTTGAAGTGGTTGTCTGAAAATAATGATGACCTCGAGGGGTTAAAATGAGCTGGTTGAATGCCAGCAATGTAGGATTTATGCTCGGATACAAATTTCGTCAAgctttcaacttcaaaagcgGTCGTTGCAAGGAATTTATTTTCTCTGTATGGGCGTGACAGGACACCCTTTACGACATTTCTATTTTCCTTGTCTGAGTCTGAGTCAACATTGATGCTGAGCACACTTTGTTTCTGATTCAGCCTGCCCACAGTCTTGGACTTGGGGCGTAGTGCTTGTCTATTTTTGGCACCATTATTTTGAGTAAGAGGTTGCATACGTCGCCTCGAATTGAGACTGCCATAGCTTGCCCTCCGTGTTCCAGACTGTCTATTCCGTGACTTCACGCTACGAGATGAATAGTTCGAAGTCTCCAATTTGTGTTGAATGGAATGATGTTTATCTTCCGGTAATGCCGTCTTACGCCTCTTAGGCGGTTGAATGCTAAGTCGTGACTGCGGTTTTTTCTTAGGGTGTTTAGATTTAACACCGGATGCAAATAATGGATTGATGTGGTCTGCCTCCAGGGCAGCACCTTCAAAATAGTGATCTA
It encodes the following:
- a CDS encoding serine/threonine protein kinase regulatory subunit ATG13 — protein: MSDKKSKQSLTSSQQQQQQQQQQQSGKLLQVIQNFFTKTSQVILQTRSVADPTLVNYSGVADCLGEGDRSSKTNKWFNLNIASSSDDWIKDEMKLWKSFSDVSQLHPMIIETYLDLRQLDPRETVALEDDTGNSWTVAKGGLKKQEVVVERWLIEFDRSACSDAASDELPLIYKQAIVLLRVIYGYARLLPAYKLRKILCQQSGKGLVLKNKIVDGKQPISSKGRIGLSKSIIPHQMLLTESHMTQKSFEPVKTTTGSLRVSVAYRNHYRFTVQDNEEVLSNHFWNTDQEKLAASLERSRISDSTSNSALDSRSASASQDDPHKPSASKEPTNFALQPATKRSVSPCTSDHPSEQHEETSPTSKTSAGRLKSVSYASPAANVQRPSIQPFKVGSISNSPPSGNMSFASGAAGSAVASSMERRISITSNKSGSNASLAALLRNPRGSTSSSNTPTVAISGSHGNTQGGAFPRSISSSHGSHLHDDLNETYSSTPRFSSSFGSRQSRRFSNTSARSSLANEAGASLYGASVESTTSSGAPLSGLYLDDDISTFVRMIDCKSDLRLSSTQASKINSRQTDSNSSIDALSKFQSLKGQHQQLSDSVNASVIFHYNQGSSIHSGNSRGTSRPSSRKSSHSRQSPSPSISPGSYDNHLPSISSKLESNHSEHSMTNHSRSRRPSQINTYTRTSRLASSPTMSSTLAHAVHRSAGEEVTGMATTPSAYDRVKRPIKYEDVFDDDEEEASDYFMRRVESDPTGSRTHDEPGFDNDDLLFEMTDTK
- the SWC4 gene encoding Swc4p, with translation MSANDILDVLNIQRDESSQPAKKKQKSESQPQLQKGGMARELYNLLGPNTPPVNMAVGPGSKIKDRKLTKVSPWTKMPIVPNRHESKNAPTLYHWEKGSKELLEQGRDEKPYFFDKFIVSIDIPELVDEGKYNKFMEEIYAKKEQKKKDKEEREARHLEDKKKAEEEKKAIGKAAQDSINVKKEDGADSKATPESNGQNNESKVSKSSQAESSKDTPVQNEEDEKEPEWTYEETQLLFELCKTFELKWPIIYDRFPLKDRRLEDLKEQFYRICSLTLKDNGTGNPHLLESLDAFSKPAELDRKRYLENLLKRTPAEIAEEESLVIEARRFELAAKKMLMERSNLLTLLDSPQSSQSVQQYQSSQGLTNLYNNLMIMDKHQKKKQLQQRSNTSTDPVPPAIPMAASSSFKKDKSFQTHLQQYLTGVLKQQQTSGQHVKGEANAIQQLLAKKLTAKEEEAYGLHYHANERLTPGVMLRSSHRLPGLQQRQSVFKSINLLLQELDIPTVGGTSWKPVMPTRRTMAKYDELIKACVALLEVKKGKDKLEAEIELIKSQQRLQ
- the MMS22 gene encoding Mms22p, which gives rise to MDAVPDSDGENSLPVLSVAAIDTESLRRLFGFLSSDTKHRLIEEAQGTSFEEMYRHIERGIPQSSPEKILIQSSSPQKEYSLMEISQIPEATPASQAQLETSQLETPRIFGRSLRRRTFASRHPYVADQADYLGICTIDGLNEMFSEDDDLVSVAKVLNQLYLKRKKRYPDEERYKARNFYAHLGKSKAMALQGDPDAESMELQDEISSSQANYEPENNSDDEDQELIPFEDIEQHKVPPRVHDSASDSEDESDNLIDVHSPLREKHVSKVRKYKSSKKVRRLERPRKGLAIRKAGSGLTGTNPLEHELDHFIQPDDEPEEYTPNHKAFFQPQITSYHSDLSEMVQYVSSSDYNSDSESDIFSEMEAANTSISSDIQEPHHNHLDHYFEGAASEADHINPLFASGVKSKHPKKKPQSRLSIQPPKRRKTALPEDKHHSIQHKLETSNYSSRSVKSRNRQSGTRRASYGSLNSRRRMQPLTQNNGAKNRQALRPKSKTVGRSNQKQSVLSINVDSDSDKENRNVVKGVSSRPYRENKFLATTAFEVESLTKFVSEHKSYIAGIQPAHFNPSRSSLFSDNHFNSSESILAISELRRVHTIGDGFIFFPHVDTVSFSLAGRSYVFGLFQEESSKSELVNVLFHLQKLMFSVKALLNDFVRNEMKVAVRGITKWLLIHRQSISHSIWDILEQILDNFTKLQTKEIRKNQTFFYASLLFIFYVACQFEKLVVTGCDKEAFEKFHRFCTDFWSTLFRTYDPMDLSAAYSGEHPSELLESLCMMNFIFSDKRETWWPSVNEALQELNPLLDSSFESFNMMYTLASMCPPTKYNWSPFVTILNTFQSTKDAEAHHDFIDVCQLVHNNLNWPLEERLVLSLYSSFAKRKFTNFESETSIPTSIGLVQSRHDLPQDTVFERFLGFVYEYISGLSDRKEVKRLITKLVASSQYHYQKGRKYQIMFVNRLNLMLLLFQISDVELKGLFCSLIDQIIEFKDMFLFSRAVDAFHAFVEISERKQQEIPTVAFDSLLKCFCTSYDRIQGMPSLLKKLIDDGLNLIDNSKIMQTLRFLKVFDLSSIPDKLRSGILNRILSFAEVLRTQGSPGENVSELVEMLIRSIISFLSSQMNRLPVNVLQHDALIESTIEKSIQIWIHLAHANDTQNWNFMMLQKYQYLGNEYSRERFALYFCWVYLNQGITSRSVILEMDKLLCKAIIATSSSKYIPLLFTSLSNTAGSLITFRNQSEPHQLSIQGQRFQILSNVLHQLSRSSSMVKSEKVLLVADMVKQLEAEYNLHYDKPQVIEFLRRIISVMSSTSIQLLENNSDFWAVSEKLGFPSKRLQTTWASSSNKERISMLNVEFVNAIRFEKSYAEALGKWISSDNTSLLYALLEIYLMAAKNHELYWAHVCYLVKYIYFRLQCYMVNVVDRSFDRLLKLMLNVVRLASPMEDTPYVLYQVEAISICTGIMHFGIYTYDGYEELDQHLRHADLFLAYFSGEKGKVNHGLFTDTTLGELKTSEGPAYLPPHEHTPEEHKKAIQSLQMCKRRLQDKRHQTWMNQQPAEDFDSDFSDYTKEVLDITF